Proteins encoded in a region of the Nicotiana tomentosiformis chromosome 9, ASM39032v3, whole genome shotgun sequence genome:
- the LOC104109620 gene encoding transcription factor CYCLOIDEA-like, which translates to MFPASNSTGNPPPHPSLSFHSSSPFLGLNGNQILLHHYQNQLSSHHFAKNMTLSANNIINSPKYHQNHSDNSLRSFPINKKPKKRERFSKILTSQGPRDRRVRLSIAIARKFFDLQEILGFDKPSKTLDWLFTNSKLAIEELANWSTHQDHHPKIAGATKSSCNETAKDCASQCEDLAITTNEGSERKPKRAKEKKEVKDEATDLVLVARESRAKARARARERTIKKMWSRIETSQRSTSQLIRSSFHPNFSAPIESSTTYYGSSSFNTENLDKGTTSELQGRWKQWDSSHSNQI; encoded by the exons ATGTTCCCTGCCAGTAACAGTACTGGAAACCCTCCTCCTCACCCTTCATTATCCTTTCACAGCTCCTCTCCCTTTCTTGGCCTCAATGGTAACCAAATTCTCCTTCATCATTACCAAAATCAGTTATCTTCTCATCACTTTGCTAAGAACATGACACTCTCAGCAAACAATATTATCAACTCTCCAAAATACCATCAAAATCATAGTGATAATTCCTTAAGGTCATTTCCCATCAACAAGAAACCCAAGAAAAGAGAGAggtttagtaaaattttaacatcTCAAGGTCCAAGAGATCGGAGAGTGAGATTGTCCATTGCCATTGCTCGAAAGTTCTTTGATCTTCAAGAAATACTAGGTTTTGATAAACCAAGCAAAACCCTTGATTGGCTTTTCACTAACTCGAAACTAGCCATTGAGGAGCTCGCTAATTGGTCAACTCATCAGGATCATCACCCAAAGATTGCAG GAGCAACGAAGTCGAGCTGCAATGAGACCGCCAAGGATTGTGCTTCACAGTGTGAAGACCTGGCCATAACAACAAATGAGGGTTCGGAAAGAAAgcccaaaagagcaaaagaaaagaaagaagtaaAAGATGAGGCAACAGATCTTGTCCTAGTTGCAAGAGAGTCAAGGGCGAAGGCAAGAGCAAGAGCTAGGGAAAGAACAATCAAGAAAATGTGGAGTAGAATTGAAACTAGCCAGAGGTCAACTTCTCAGTTGATCAGATCTAGTTTTCACCCAAATTTCTCTGCTCCTATAGAGTCATCAACTACCTACTATGGTAGCTCTTCTTTCAACACTGAGAATTTGGACAAGGGCACAACTTCag AACTTCAAGGTCGCTGGAAACAATGGGACTCAAGTCATAGCAATCAAATCTAA